Proteins encoded by one window of Lathyrus oleraceus cultivar Zhongwan6 chromosome 1, CAAS_Psat_ZW6_1.0, whole genome shotgun sequence:
- the LOC127091763 gene encoding uncharacterized mitochondrial protein AtMg00810-like has product MFDSLLDEIWLLSMKEELIQFKRSNVWDLVLRPLDKTVIDTRWVFKNKMDVNGVTTRSKERFVAKGYSQAQILKKFDMKDLSSNSTPMASNVLIDKDEKGVDFDITMYRGIIGSLLYLITSRPNIMFSEYMCARYQASPKESHFKIVKRVFRYLYGTFHHGIWYTKDSACSLVGFFIPISRVKVGIGKALVVPITYLEVF; this is encoded by the exons ATGTTTGATTCTTTACTTGACGAGATATGGTTACTTTCTATGAAAGAAGAACTTATCCAATTTAAACGTAGCAATGTTTGGGACCTTGTTCTGCGCCCACTTGATAAAACTGTCATTGACACGAGATGGGTATTTAAGAACAAAATGGATGTAAATGGTGTAACTACTAGAAGTAAAGAAAGATTTGTGGCAAAAGGATATAGTCAAGCTCAA ATTCTCAAGAAGTTCGATATGAAAGATTTGAGTAGTAACTCAACACCCATGGCCTCAAATGTGCTTATTGACAAAGATGAAAAAGGAGTAGATTTCGACATAACCATGTATAGAGGTATAATCGGATCCTTACTCTATCTAATCACGAGTAGGCCAAATATCATGTTTAGTGAGTACatgtgtgctagatatcaagcaTCACCTAAGGAATCCCACTTTAAGATTGTAAAACGTGTTTTTAGGTATCTTTACGGAACCTTCCATCACGGTATTTGGTATACTAAAGATAGTGCTTGTAGCTTAGTAGGTTTTTTTATTCCTATTTCGCGGGTGAAAGTAGGaataggaaaagcactagtggtGCCTATCACTTATTTGGAAGTTTTTTAG